The window TGCTGATAATACCCTATCACTGTGTTAAACTCATCTCCAAACCTGTTTGTGTCTGCAGACATGGGTGTCACCTCTCCCCTTTCGCTACCAATTTGCATTTGTCTGATGGCTGCGCTGATTGGCGGAACACGCTCAGAGGGGGTGTGTCTTCAAGACGGCAAGCACAAGGCCACGCCCAGCCCCGAACAGCACTTGACCGAGTGTGGGCTGTATGCCGATAGTGAGTGTTCGCTTTTGAAACCCTGTATGATTAGTGGAGTAATGATGAAAATGTCTTAAGACGAAAgactaaaacaaaaaagactGAAGTTGATGACAAGAAGAAAGATCTGAAATGTTATTTTCTGTCCTTGCTGTTGCAGATAGCTGCTGCACCGAAGAAGGCATCCAAGATATTGCCCATGTTCCCTCCATGAGCAATAAGAATGAACCCTGGGACAAGTGTGGGCCTCTGAGCCCTGAGTAAGTCTTACCCATCCCTCTGGTCCCCTTCAATTTCTGTATAGGGGCAATGATCAGTACTGTTGATCATCATATCTGATGAAAAATCTAATCCATTAGATGATTTATTGATTGTTACAGCTCTATGCagtcttttagcttttttttttttttttggttaattattttcTCCTACGTTGCCTTCTTATACCACTCCTCTCACTTTATCAGTAATCTCAGTCACGGCGGTCTGTTGCtttctggaaaaaaatattcaaagacCCAATTTCCACAACCTGTCAAGCACCAGACTTTGAATTTAACAGAGGTTGAACATGAAGCTGATAGATCTCGAAAAGTTAGAGGAACTTCGCCAGCCCCAAAATCTAGAAAGGCTGCCCCACCCATAAAAAGTGGTGATTTTTTactggtgtaaaaaaaaaaaaaaagctcatcagCACATCTGCTAGTTTGTATCTGATACAGTGTTGTCCATACTCTTTCAGTCAGCACATCATTATTATGTTTGTGCAAAATACAATGCATTACcttgtttttagcttctgttgCTAAAAATAGCTGGCTTGGTCAGTTAGCACAACAATGAGCAAATCCGGCTGGGTCTCATTCTCAACTACCTAACTGGGAAATGGAACACCGCGTGACTTAATCTCAAAGGCTACTTGCACATATAAAGGAATAGCAAACACAGCAGTAAGGTAATAACAGCAAAACCTGGGCACacacatactgcataatactaatcaacatttttattttctttgcctTGACCAGCTGTGCTGAGTCAGGTTCGGTAAGCGTTTGAATTCAGTCTCCGCTATACTGTGCATCATGTTGGTACAAACCCGttccttttctttccacagGTGTGAAGGCTTTTTGAAGCGTGTGTCATGTTTTTACCGCTGCTCCCCTGATGCTTCCCGCTGGCCTCATCCTCATCGCCGCTCGTACATCCAGGCTGTGCCACTTTGCCACAGCTTCTGCCGTGATTGGTGAGGCTGCCAAATACACAGCCAAGCAGATCTAACTCAGAATCAGTACCTGTCATTCTACACATATAAGACTGTCAAGGGAGACATTACTATATTGGGTAACAACAGCATTCTGTGCCAAGACAAAGTACCCAGTAAACAATATCAAAGTGTATGACGCAGGTAAGACCATAGTTATGTCAGGTCCTTTCGTTGTAAAACAGCTGCGCTGAGCATCTATGCTGGAGTCATGAACAACAAGAGAACCACTATTTTCTTTTCTCAAGTTTGCTGTGTTAAAGACGTGGAATAATCTTGTAATATGTCAATGAGAATGTCATTTCATGGGGATGATTTTAACATCCAGACAAATCCTTTTGTCTGAGTAGTCGTGACAAAAAAACGAGAAATGGATAATGAACTCTCATTAGTTAAATGCACGATTCATAGATGTATTCTTACACTGTATGAGCAAAAGATACGTCTGAAAGAATAGTttgacattttgaaaaatagGACTTTTTCTATGTTTTTCCAAGAGTTAGATGAGAGGAAACATATGATTATTACATTTGTAAAGATTCTATCAAGTTACTCCCAGAAGTATGTTGTCTTAGTTTGGCACAAAATGTCAGAAGAGCTAAACTGGCTTAATCCAAATGGAACAAATCCACCCACCCGCACCTGCAACGCTAAAGATGTACAAAATCCGAACCATAAAAACAGCACCTTGTTTTATGCAGTTATATTGTCAGCAAAACGCTAAGAGGTCAGTGTTTCCAGAGTCTCTATATAACCTCATAACCCCACATTAGGCTTGTCATATGGGAAACGTTGTAGTATTGAAGCCTATTAAAGGTTTGGCATTAAGTTAATACATGCAACTCATAACCAGGAgtaattgtaaatatttaatatCAGATGTGTTTTCTTTGACACCAGCTACAATTTGGAAAGTGTATCACCGTGTTACATTTTAGAGCAGATAATCTTTTGTGGTATGCTGCAGTGTGGTTTTATTAGGATTTGCTGCACTCTTTGCATTAGGGGCAGTCAGATCCATCATCATGACAGGTGCAATTAGCTGGAAAGATGTCATGTGAGAAGAGATCTGAAAGACACAGAATGCATGTTTTACTATGCTAAAATGGGATTTCCCTTTAGATGTCGTTTAAAAAATGATATTACAAGGATGATATTTTGCGACTGTTTGTATTGTCAATTTTTCATCGCACAAAAGGCAAATTATGGTTAAAATCTCTTACATTGATTATCATAAAACTAGCAGTGATGTTTCACATATCTCATAAAACTACAGCTTTGTTATTTTTTGGATGAAATGTGGGCTGATTACTCAAACAagaaataaaatgtacagtGTGGAGCTTGAAGGCATATTCCATTGAGGGTTGTGTAAAATATTTAGCAATCAGTGTCTTAGCTGTAATAGACAGCACTCAGAGCGCTCTTAGTTTGGGGAATTAGGGAGGAATCATCATGGGCTAGTCAAGCTAGCACTGGCTAAAAATACGTACAAGACCTCGTAAACTTTGAACGAATGCTATAATGTGATTTTTTTATAACTTGGCTGTGCACAGCCAACAATCAATTGTCGATTGTACTGTGGCTGCACACTACCAATGCAACACAGGTGTTCTTCAGCTGATAAAAAGATGTTGCTAATGTAAATACTTGTCTAAGGCCAAAGTGAAGTGGTGTAAAAATCCATAATGTAATGTTTGTTCATACTGCTGTAAGTTTATGAGGCTTGAGTTTTTCAGATAGCAAAAATTCACTCTTTTCCTGTCACTGTTTTGACCAGTTGCTAGTTTGTCTCACCCATCAGTTCCCCTCTCCGATCCCCTAAACTGAGAGCAGTCTGATTGCTATCTAATGCAGTTCAGACACTCATAGTACAGAGTACCCATAGTACCTAAAGTACTAAAAGACTTCCCACAACCCCCACTTAAAAAATGGAAGCCTCACTTCAAGAGCTAATGCAAGCTTTTTCTGtctattttctgtctttctgctAATCTTTGCTAATCATGTAGCATCATATTTAGCATACAGACGTGAAAGTAATGAACTTTCCGTCCTCTAATCTAACTTTTAAAGAgttaaaaacacaaacttcCCCAAATGATAAAAACTGGTTCTATCAGGGAAACAAATATTCAAGAGGTTAGGAGGTTTTGCCATTTAAGATTTTTTATGTTGAATTATGTTTCTTCAGGTTTGATGCCTGCAGGATGGACATGACATGTGCTCGTAACTGGGCCAGAGACCCGAGGGGACAGAACTGCACTGGAACCTGTGTTCAGTATCAGCAGGTACGTAATTCAACTATAGCACATTTTGTGCTACTTCAGTACTTTTATCTATGACCAAATACCATCACAACTAAATATCCTAAATCACAAGTAAATAAACTAAAGATCCATCCTGTTGGCTgaatagtgtagtggtaagattgccacctttcatgtaggtgacctgggttcaaatcccctctACAAAAGGTAAtaacctccagtaggggtccttaggcaagaccctcttaccctacctgtaagttgctttggataaaagcttctgCCATAAACATAAATATGTTCCTATCAGCTTTAGCTATGCTGACAGGCTAAACTTATATATAAAAGTGGAGCGTAACCAGCTCTTTTTGTACTGTAGTATTTGTGAGAGTGTATTCATATCCAAGCTACTCCATCTGAGGACGAGTCATTGGTTTGAATCCCTCTGACTGAGCTCATTGTCATCTGAGTTGCATGCTCCTGGTCGACAGTCTGAAATGGTGTCGCAGTGTGCGTGGTTAAGTGAAGGGTTAACAGTGCAGGGCGGCGCTGTGGGCTGGAGCGTGAAAGAGTTTGGTCGTGCATCGTTGGGCAGAGGCCAGCTGGGTGATTTAAAAAGAAGCAGAGTGTAGGTGGTGGCTGGTGCGCACCTGAGGCCGGCAACTCTCACACATCACACTGTCGTGGCGACAGTCAATCCGATAGGAGTGTGCgactttctctcttttctccctgtttttacTGCCCCTAATTATATCCTTCATTCTCTCCTCCTTCTAATAACTCTACTGGATATTGGACCAAACGCGGAAATGACAAATTTGTGGTAAAAGAGGGACCAAAAAGAGAGAATATCAGTGAGGGAGTGTGTGTACGTGGACGTGCGTCTGTGTCCCTGTGTTGGCCCATTTTCATGTGGGGCACCGCTAATGCCGCAAATAGGCTCCAAGAAATGTAAGCAGCTCTAAAATCAGTGTATTAAACAGCTCATGAATACAATTTGAAGGAAGTGGAAGCAATCAGCACAAATGAACAGCTCACCCCTCTTAGAGAGAGCGCACAAACAAGTGGCAGTCTCTCACACTTTTGGGGGTAGCATCATTAAtgcggttgttttttttttccctccagccAGCAGAGATGGGAGATTTCACAGAGGGCTGCTTTGTGGTCTGAGCTAAAGCACTTGAGTTCACCTCAGACATGCTGCATGGGAAAGCAAAACTGCAAACATGCATAGATCAGCGACCGTTCATCCGTCTGGCCTCACTTTAGAACCTCTCACAGCCCCATCTCACCTGATGTGGGTGTATGTGTGAGACTGTAAAGCAAAAACAGACACAGACGATCTTTGTGAAATGCTAACTGCAGTAGATGACAGTTTGCATAACATCAAGCGAATACATTTAAAGGAACACAAAGCAACACATTCGCTGCATGCAAAAATCCCTCTGGCACTCTCCGTCTCACTCTCTTTTTGTAGTCATTAGTTACATCTTTTGCCAGCCAAGGTCTTATTCATCTCAGTATTAGACTCTCTCTGCCTCGGATTTTCTGGGAAAGAGGTCTGCAAACAGCAGCCATGGCTGTACTGCATGCCGGCGCTGCCAGAGTGGCATCCATGGATTACATACAGAGAATTACTGGTTTTATAGTACGTATGATTATAAAAGAAATACAGTTTATGAAGACTTAAACTGTAAGCAGGACTTTTTCTCAGATATGCTTGCCAGCTTTGTTCCCAACCATCGTGTGCCATTGCAGCAATTGTAACTATAAAGCACACCTTTTCTTCTCTGGCATAACCCAGAGGGTAATCCTTTGTTCCTCAGCTAAAGATAATCATGTGCTGGGAAGAAATCAGTCAATTCAGTTTCAGCTCAATTTATTTTAGCTCATTCATAAAGTTGCCAATTCATAAagtaatctcaaggcactttaaagagAAAGTAAACAGGTTTAGTAAAGTCCAATGGGAATCAGATTATTCAATCCAATTAAGTCCAAATCATTGTGAATGCATTCTTATtcagtcaattaaaaaaaagttgcctagaAGAGAAATATATAGGAATATACAAAATCATTTtagttcttttttcttctttttcttcttgctCGTTTTCTTCCTTGTAGAATTTCATTCATTCCATCAATTCAAGGTAATCTTTGGTCTGTGATCGCTATCCTTTCAAATGTTGAATCTCACAAACTGCAGTTTATTCGAGAATATTATCAGCATCTGTTGGCGGATTTTGAATTTGCAGTTTCTCTAGGAAAACATGGGGTCTTGATATTCTAAATTCTCTA is drawn from Odontesthes bonariensis isolate fOdoBon6 chromosome 21, fOdoBon6.hap1, whole genome shotgun sequence and contains these coding sequences:
- the rtbdn gene encoding retbindin, with amino-acid sequence MGVTSPLSLPICICLMAALIGGTRSEGVCLQDGKHKATPSPEQHLTECGLYADNSCCTEEGIQDIAHVPSMSNKNEPWDKCGPLSPECEGFLKRVSCFYRCSPDASRWPHPHRRSYIQAVPLCHSFCRDWFDACRMDMTCARNWARDPRGQNCTGTCVQYQQMYQHGRDLCESLWGDAFMTVEDDPQEVGESGEFGVEGRPCGCLTLSPSDKDVIAALRAQQDDPEELDTTKTGLPQYRAPCKTKLPAQGKVGRKGNSVLRKRSVEIEDVEGSGSGL